The window TGCAACATCTGCATGTGAAGCTCTCTGCACATGTGGACAAGTGCACCCATGGCAGGTATCCATGGCCATTTTGCATTGGTAGGACACAGTAGACAGGGTATTTACAACAGGTATTTCAAGCGTTTTATTCACCACTGATGCAAAAGTCAGAAATCTAGCCTGGCAAATAGTTTTGTTACTGCTCAACTCACCAGAAACATATAGCCAAAATGAGAAAAATATTCACATTGCCAATTGAGACATATTTAACATATCCTCATTCTCTCACCTGTGCAACAAAAGATGAAGCTTCCATTGGTGGATCTACCTTACTGTCACCAGTAACATTACCCCGACGGATATCTTTAACAGAAACGTTCTTCACATTGAAGCCAACGTTGTCACCAGGAAGGGCTTCCTGAAGGGCCTCGTGATGCATTTCCACAGATTTCACTTCAGTGACAATATTAGCAGGAGCAAATTGCACCACCATACCAGGTTTCATAATACCGGTCTCAACACGACCCACTGGTACTGTACCAATACCTTcagatagacaggaagaaaccatAATTGGTTATCACGCATCTTGGGTTCGCCTTCCATGAAAAGATTAAAATCTATTGTGAATCTATGAATCCACACATCACGTGAATGAAATGTTGCGCATCCCAAGACTTACCACCAATCTTGTAGACATCCTGCAAGGGAAGACGAAGTGGCTTGTTTACAGGGCGTTCTGGAGGTAGAATGCTGTCCAGGGCCTCCAGCAGAGTGTGTCCTGTGGCCTTACCTTCTTTCCTAGTAATTTCCCAACCTTTGAACCAGGacatctgtttttttttttaaaaaaagacgatTAGCTATACGAGAAACCTTGCATTAGACACCCAGAACTAAATATTCCATCCCTCCACAGCAAAAAGTCTTTTAAACTTGCAAGCAGTCAAACAATGCTACTGAAAATTTGCCAAGACAAACTGCCCAAATGTATGTCGAAGCTAAAATTAcataaatttaaattgaattacaaTCACTTACATTTGCACTGGTTTCCAGCATATTGTCACCATTCCAACCAGAGATAGGGACAAAAGCTACAGTGGCTGGATTGTAGCCTATCTTCTTGATATATGTCGTGACTTCCTTTGTGATTTCGTCATATCGTTTTGAGCTGTATGGTGGTTCAGTAGAGTCCATCTTGTTGATACCAATAATGAGTTGCTTGACACCCAGAGTGTAGGCCAGCAGAGCATGCTCTCTCGTTTGTCCATTCTTTGATATACCAGCTTCAAACTCACCCACACCAGCAGCAACAATCAGCACAGCACAGTCAGCCTAGAAGCAAACAGATTTGTTCAGGACAATTGCAAAAGAAATCGTGGTGGACATGATCACCAACATGAGCACTGTTTATGCTGTCAGTCACTAATGGATTATGCAATTGCAAGGACATGTAGATATTGATTTCAGACAGAGGCCACCAGTGTTTCCACACAAGGTATTGGGTCATTATCAGGTTGGctagctgtaactagtggaatgctacagggatcagtgctgggtcctcaactATTTTACAATCTTTATTAAATTACCTGAAGGGCCAAGTTGTGAGAGCAGCTCACTACAACTGCAAAGGGAAAACAGGTGGTGAAACCATACACAATGCAGTGTAGTTTTCATCCCCTTTCTTAAAGGAGGCACACATTTGCACCataggcagttcagagaatgctCACGAGGTTGAAGGGGCTGtttttatgaggaaagtttgagctttgactcactggagtttagcaaTCCAaggggtgattttattgaaacagatTTCTGGGGGCAAGCATGACAAGGTAGACGTTGATGACCCAATACAGATCAGAATGTTCAGCAAAGACACAAAACAACCAAGATCCCAAAATATACTGCTGGACTGATTATGTACCTGTGATGTTCCAGTAATCATATTCTTGATAAAGTCCCTGTGCCCAGGGGCATCAATGATGGTGATGTAGTACTTTGAAGTTTCAAATTTCCAGAGAGAGATGTCAATGGTAATACCACGTTCACGTTCAGCCTTCAGCTTATCCAAGACCCAGGCATATTTGAAGGAGCCTTTGCCCATCTACATGAACAAACATCAGGTGAGATTAGCCACAAAACCCAGGTGCATTAGTTAACAATTCAATATGCATTGTGCAAGCTCATTTCAGTTAGATGTTAAATCAGGAGATCTTTACACTCAGCCATGGCCTATataaatgtcatgatgtggagatgccggcgttgtactgggctaagcacagtaagaagtctcacaacaccaggttaaagtccaacaggtttatttggtagcaaataccataagctttcggagcacagctccttcgtcagatggagtggatatctgtcttccatctgacgaaggagctgtgctccgaaagcttatggtatttgctaccaaataaacctgttggactttaacctggtgttgtgagacttcttactatataaaTGTTCCATTACAGCAATCATTCTCATGTAACTGTAGCCCATCATGCAGAAGAACAGCAATATTTGAAAAAACAAACCTCAGCTGCTTCCTTTTCAAATTTCTCAATGGTTCTCTTATCAATTCCACCACATTTGTAAATGAGATGGCCAGTGGTTGTAGATTTACCAGAGTCGACATGTCCAATGACAACAATGTTGATGTGCGTTTTTTCCTTGCCCATTTTGAAGTTGGCGCGACTGCTATTGAAAAAAAAGTCAAAATGTTACTTTAATGAAAGGAGATAAGCACAGAAACCTTAGCAAGCTGATGGGGACTTGGGAGCCTACATTCAGATACATGTGGCTTACTGAATTATGGAAGGCTGCACACCATAAAactccacaaagatgtgcagatttgactgatctgccatgctaaatttatccCTCAGCttcagggggactaactggggttacggggatagggtctaggtggcatagatgtcagtgcaggctcgaataAAATAAGGAATatggggaagtggatttgagaccagggagatatcagccatgatctgattgaatggcagagtctgccaggggctgaatttgcctactcctgcacccaattccgatgttcgatgggccaagcggcctccttttgcactgcagattctatgattcttaaattaAAATGGGACAAAATATTTTTCCCAGAGAAACACTGTTGCAGAAAAGAACGGAATGATTGAAATTAGGATTTTAAAAAtcctagcagttagcagtctggGTCAGTTTTGAAAAAAAAGTGAAAGCTGGCCAAAAACGATATCACATCCTGCCGGTGAGTCAATGGGGACGTGGCAATGAGTCAGGGAGAGCGAGTTGGTGAATATGTGACACTGGAAATACAGCCAACACCAGATGGCTCCCTACCAGAGACACAGGTTAAAGCGCCGGGGGTGAAGGCGGGGAGAAATAGATGGGTTCCCCTCTGCTGCAGGAACACATGTGGCGTGTAGTAGAATGGCTGAGGCTGAATGTGGCAAGCCCGGAACAAttttgctggaaaatcccaacgggCTTCGGAAGATCACTTAAGAAAATTGCAGGTGTATGAAAAAAAAGACAATGACTCTCGCCACCAAAAAAAAACACGAAAATACCACCTTTGGTGGGGTGAAAGTAACGAAATTTTGt of the Mustelus asterias chromosome 21, sMusAst1.hap1.1, whole genome shotgun sequence genome contains:
- the LOC144509267 gene encoding elongation factor 1-alpha 1-like, with the translated sequence MGKEKTHINIVVIGHVDSGKSTTTGHLIYKCGGIDKRTIEKFEKEAAEMGKGSFKYAWVLDKLKAERERGITIDISLWKFETSKYYITIIDAPGHRDFIKNMITGTSQADCAVLIVAAGVGEFEAGISKNGQTREHALLAYTLGVKQLIIGINKMDSTEPPYSSKRYDEITKEVTTYIKKIGYNPATVAFVPISGWNGDNMLETSANMSWFKGWEITRKEGKATGHTLLEALDSILPPERPVNKPLRLPLQDVYKIGGIGTVPVGRVETGIMKPGMVVQFAPANIVTEVKSVEMHHEALQEALPGDNVGFNVKNVSVKDIRRGNVTGDSKVDPPMEASSFVAQVIILNHPGQIAPGYSPVLDCHTAHIACKFSELKEKIDRRSGKKLEDCPKFVKSGDAAIVDMAPSKPMCVESFSEYPPLGRFAVRDMRQTVAVGVIKAVTKKESAVKTTKAASKILKR